The Bradysia coprophila strain Holo2 chromosome II, BU_Bcop_v1, whole genome shotgun sequence genome has a segment encoding these proteins:
- the LOC119070236 gene encoding SET and MYND domain-containing protein 4, which yields MERDLDPKYTAMCSEQTIYSNKEGFFGEFFDSLKKASPKKWMNKVFGGAKSDRERFVSVLEEPNVSGTLFGMLEHVTAVYKQKDAKGSALRRHEGEKLLACGEVKKAVILLSQAVLRAPTKGENLTVDGGLSLAFALWSRSQAFIALNDGKSALADLQCSLNNGLPAKHHGEYYVRLARANALIGSKAKAEICLNLADRLSENQLNIEKLREEIGMISSHPVDPIAKVPELSSGENPQLESASNNIDLTSSDGVGNYVKAKTNIKTGDVLLVEKPIVSSLLDKFFGTHCLHCKQRLVAPQGCDDCSGVAFCSVQCKKIACSTYHKYECKFMDLLIGSGMSILCFLALRLITQSTTPELALQNGRKIISDLCTHSDRRSNDDYLQRCTMTAFLLRVLQKAEYFGRRTTESAEPTNAELDIAEVILGLLQVLQFNAHEIFETRHGETHRFMGAKPVYIGVALYKTGAYFNHDCYPSVTRYFVGSTIVLCATHPLKPGDMVGENYGPIFTKKTLLERSRSLMSRYWFKCECKCCKENWQILDKLNNKARLKCTTPLCDGVHNYPEDPRKTVKCLKCKKMVSLQEHAALLLECEELYRKGAEFMDKEDTQSAIDKFIEGIDLFYAIAVAPHKNMHLAEESLKACYGDQGTVVSLKQ from the exons ATGGAACGCGATCTTGATCCAAAATACACGGCTATGTGCAGTGAACAAacgatatattcgaataaaGAAGGATTTTTCGGCGAATTTTTTGATAGTCTGAAAAAGGCCAGTCCAAAGAAATGGATGAACAAAGTTTTCGGCGGTGCGAAGAGTGATCGTGAACGATTTGTTTCGGTATTGGAGGAGCCGAACGTAAGTGGAACGCTTTTCGGTATGTTAGAACATGTGACTGctgtttacaaacaaaaagatGCAAAGGGATCGGCATTACGTCGTCATGAAGGAGAAAAACTGTTAGCATGCGGTGAGGTGAAGAAAGCTGTAATATTACTGAGCCAGGCGGTATTACGAGCACCGACTAAAG GCGAAAATTTGACTGTCGATGGTGGACTTTCACTCGCATTTGCATTGTGGTCTCGATCGCAAGCGTTTATTGCACTGAACGATGGAAAGAGTGCACTCGCTGATCTTCAATGTTCGCTGAATAATGGACTTCCGGCAAAACATCATGGCGAATATTATGTACGTTTAGCGAGAGCAAATGCTt taattgGATCGAAGGCGAAAGCAGAAATTTGCCTAAATTTAGCCGACCGATTGTCAGAGAATCAACTGAATATTGAAAAGTTGAGAGAGGAAATTGGAATGATATCCTCTCACCCCGTTGATCCGATAGCAAAAg TACCCGAGCTTTCATCGGGAGAAAATCCACAACTAGAAAGTGCATCTAATAACATTGATTTAACCAGCTCGGATGGGGTTGGTAATTATGTCAAGGCAAAAACGAATATTAAAACCGGTGATGTTCTGCTGGTTGAAAAACCAATCGTTTCATCTCTGTTGGATAAATTTTTCGGAACCCACTGTTTGCATTGTAAGCAAAG ATTGGTAGCTCCACAAGGATGTGACGACTGTTCAGGTGTTGCATTTTGTTCAGTCCAATGTAAAAAGATTGCTTGCTCAACGTATCATAAATatgaatgtaaatttatgGACCTGTTAATCGGCAGTGGCATGTCCATTTTATGCTTTCTGGCATTAAGGCTTATCACGCAATCAACGACTCCCGAACTTGCTCTCCAAAATGGTCGCAAAATTATATCTGATTTGTGTACCCATTCGGATCGTCGATCAAATGACGATTATTTGCAGCGGTGTACAATGACTGCATTTCTTTTAAGAGTTTTACAAAAGGCTGAATATTTCGGAAGACGTACAACCGAGTCCG ccGAGCCAACCAATGCGGAATTGGACATAGCAGAAGTTATTTTAGGTTTACTGCAAGTTCTTCAGTTCAATGCTCATGAGATTTTTGAAACGAGACACGGAGAGACGCATAG ATTTATGGGGGCTAAGCCAGTCTATATTGGAGTTGCTCTGTATAAGACCGGGGCATATTTCAATCATGACTGCTATCCTAGTGTAACGCGATATTTTGTCGGCTCAACCATTGTTTTATGCGCAACGCATCCATTAAAGCCCGGTGATATGGTAGGCGAAAATTATGGACCGATTTTCACGAAAAAGACGTTACTGGAGCGTTCCAGGTCATTGATGTCGAGGTATTGGTTCAAATGCGAATGCAAATGTTGCAAAGAGAATTGGCAGATTCTGGACAAATTGAACAACAAAGCCAGATTGAA GTGTACGACACCGTTGTGTGATGGCGTACATAATTATCCGGAAGATCCGAGGAAAAcggtaaaatgtttgaaatgcAAGAAAATGGTTTCGTTGCAAGAGCATGCTGCTCTTTTGTTAGAGTGTGAAGAACTGTACAGAAAAGGAGCCGAATTTATGGAT aAGGAAGATACCCAATCCGCTATCGATAAGTTCATCGAAGGAATTGATTTGTTCTACGCCATCGCAGTCGCACCACATAAAAATATGCACCTGGCCGAAGAATCGTTAAAGGCGTGTTATGGTGATCAAGGAACAGTTGTATCTTTGAAGCAGTAA